In Methanothermobacter sp., a genomic segment contains:
- the mch gene encoding methenyltetrahydromethanopterin cyclohydrolase yields MVSVNLRAKKIVDEMISKADDLKIKVQRLDNGSTILDCGVNVEGSIKAGELYTKVCLGGLASVGISIPADLSKRLALPSVKVKTDFPAISTLGSQKAGWAVNVGDFFALGSGPARALSKKPSETYEEIDYEDDAEIAIIALESDKLPDEDVTENIAKECGVSTENVYALVAPTASIVGSIQISGRVVENGTYKMLEALDFDVKKVKYAAGIAPIAPVDPDGLKAMGKTNDAVLFGGRTYYYIQSDEGDDLKSLAENLPSSASKDYGRPFYEIFKEADYDFYKIDKGMFAPAEVFINDLRTGEVFRAGFVNEELLIKSFNL; encoded by the coding sequence ATGGTAAGTGTAAATTTAAGGGCTAAAAAAATCGTTGATGAAATGATATCCAAGGCAGATGACCTTAAAATTAAAGTGCAAAGATTAGATAATGGTTCAACAATCCTAGATTGTGGAGTGAATGTGGAAGGGAGTATAAAAGCCGGTGAACTTTACACCAAAGTTTGTCTTGGAGGGCTTGCGAGTGTGGGCATATCAATACCAGCAGACCTCTCTAAAAGATTAGCTCTACCATCAGTAAAAGTGAAAACAGACTTCCCAGCCATTTCAACCCTAGGATCCCAAAAGGCAGGGTGGGCTGTAAACGTCGGAGACTTTTTTGCATTGGGCTCAGGCCCGGCCCGCGCACTATCCAAGAAACCAAGTGAAACGTACGAAGAGATAGATTATGAGGATGATGCTGAAATCGCGATAATAGCCCTTGAGAGTGACAAATTACCAGACGAGGACGTTACAGAGAACATAGCCAAGGAATGTGGAGTTTCAACCGAAAATGTTTATGCTTTAGTAGCACCAACCGCATCAATTGTGGGTTCCATACAAATTTCCGGTAGAGTTGTTGAAAACGGCACTTATAAGATGCTGGAAGCTCTAGATTTTGATGTTAAAAAGGTGAAATATGCTGCTGGCATAGCACCAATAGCACCAGTAGACCCTGATGGACTGAAGGCAATGGGTAAAACAAATGATGCTGTGCTCTTCGGGGGCCGTACATATTATTATATCCAATCAGATGAGGGTGACGATCTGAAATCCCTCGCAGAGAATCTTCCATCATCAGCTTCCAAAGACTATGGCAGACCATTCTATGAAATATTTAAAGAGGCTGATTACGATTTCTACAAGATAGATAAGGGGATGTTCGCCCCGGCTGAGGTTTTCATCAACGATCTTCGCACAGGTGAAGTATTCAGGGCGGGTTTCGTCAACGAAGAACTACTCATAAAATCCTTCAACTTATAA
- a CDS encoding DUF1890 domain-containing protein, which yields MKEALIFLGCPESPIQAPLALYLSHKLKEKNYSVTVTANPAALRLLEVADPARSYLDKTSDLDSTLDSLSKGKYDLLFGFIHNDAALAYFITFKSILEIPSIAIIFGRDAKILNILEREVKENTDSHIVSVRAHHNPNPLKVRIDKLLEELED from the coding sequence ATGAAAGAGGCTTTAATATTCCTAGGTTGCCCTGAATCTCCTATACAAGCACCTCTTGCTTTATACCTTTCACATAAACTCAAGGAGAAAAATTATAGTGTAACAGTAACTGCTAATCCAGCCGCTTTAAGATTGCTTGAAGTGGCAGATCCCGCCAGATCATACCTGGATAAGACTTCAGATCTTGACTCAACCCTTGATAGTCTTTCAAAGGGTAAATATGATCTATTATTCGGTTTTATACACAACGACGCTGCCCTAGCATATTTCATAACATTTAAAAGTATACTAGAGATTCCATCTATAGCGATAATATTTGGAAGGGATGCGAAGATTTTAAACATTCTTGAAAGGGAGGTTAAAGAGAACACGGACTCTCATATAGTATCTGTAAGAGCTCATCACAACCCCAACCCATTGAAGGTGCGCATAGATAAACTCCTAGAGGAATTGGAGGATTAA
- a CDS encoding DUF1894 domain-containing protein, whose amino-acid sequence MSFCLETYLQQSEDYRIHISKAGFRECAKLIKERAQEVLYVKAGEKILGARLIGIPPIPIGINKEKKTVMIPYTKPCYGTAVVEIPVKDEEIKKIERVAIK is encoded by the coding sequence ATGTCATTTTGTCTCGAAACTTATCTACAGCAATCAGAAGATTATAGAATCCATATTTCAAAGGCAGGTTTCAGAGAATGTGCGAAACTGATCAAAGAAAGAGCCCAGGAGGTTCTATATGTGAAGGCTGGTGAAAAGATCCTCGGAGCAAGACTTATAGGGATACCCCCAATACCCATCGGTATCAACAAGGAAAAGAAAACAGTCATGATACCTTATACAAAACCCTGTTACGGGACTGCAGTAGTCGAAATACCTGTAAAAGATGAGGAAATAAAAAAAATAGAAAGGGTTGCGATAAAATAA
- a CDS encoding methionine synthase gives MLTTVVGSYPSQPSKPRNWREKLLNILGFYDPYKHAIEIAVKDQLKAGINIISDGQVRGDMISIFASKIPGMKVDNSTSKIITRILPPQNPIGAQDLKFSQKVIKKLGGEQEIKGIITGPSTLVYSSRIEGFYNPEDKKKAIMDMAEALKREASYLEEAGASMIQIDEPFLSTGIVNIKTAKKAVKRISNVINVPVALHVCGDIEEVFGDLLKFNVEIIDCEFAGTPKNLEIINDFEIKKKKIGFGCINTKSQKIETIQEIKKLIKKGIKIIGEEKIIIDPDCGMRKLPRNVAFSKLKNMVEAANALQDNSQ, from the coding sequence ATATTAACGACGGTAGTTGGAAGTTATCCAAGCCAACCATCTAAACCAAGAAACTGGAGAGAAAAATTATTAAACATCTTAGGATTCTATGATCCTTACAAACATGCAATTGAAATAGCAGTTAAAGACCAACTAAAAGCAGGTATAAATATAATCTCTGATGGACAAGTACGAGGGGACATGATAAGCATCTTCGCGTCGAAAATCCCCGGAATGAAAGTCGACAATAGCACATCAAAGATAATAACAAGAATATTACCACCCCAGAACCCTATAGGAGCTCAAGACCTCAAATTCTCCCAGAAAGTCATTAAAAAGCTTGGAGGCGAACAAGAGATTAAGGGTATAATCACAGGCCCCAGCACACTAGTCTACTCATCAAGGATTGAAGGCTTCTATAATCCAGAAGATAAAAAAAAGGCGATAATGGACATGGCAGAAGCCTTAAAGAGAGAGGCATCATATCTTGAAGAGGCTGGAGCGTCAATGATACAAATAGATGAACCATTCCTATCCACTGGTATCGTCAATATTAAAACGGCTAAAAAAGCAGTTAAAAGGATATCAAACGTTATAAATGTACCAGTAGCATTGCATGTTTGCGGGGATATAGAAGAAGTCTTTGGGGATCTTCTAAAATTTAACGTAGAAATAATAGATTGTGAATTCGCAGGAACTCCCAAAAACCTAGAAATCATTAATGACTTTGAAATAAAAAAGAAGAAGATAGGATTCGGATGCATTAATACAAAAAGCCAAAAAATAGAGACCATACAAGAAATAAAAAAGCTCATCAAAAAAGGTATAAAAATAATTGGAGAAGAAAAAATCATCATAGATCCAGACTGTGGGATGAGAAAACTTCCAAGGAACGTTGCGTTCTCCAAACTCAAAAACATGGTGGAGGCGGCCAATGCCCTACAAGATAACAGCCAATGA
- a CDS encoding DUF354 domain-containing protein, whose translation MKVWIDITNSPHVRFFKDIIEYLQGEGEDVIITTRKFGDIHKLMKLFGFDFISIGRHGVSLAEKLEESTKRTYKLSKLIIDEKPDVGVSKHSIELPRVTFGLKIPSVYILDNEHAIAANKLTLPLCEKIIMPEVIDFWDVIKTGADPNSIIRYKGTSEILHFQSFEYNDNIFHDLKLELKKEKTILMRPEPALASYLDADCHKSVLTPIVEMLKDHANILIIPRFKEQAELFKGYENVTILKPPVDTFSLMKKCDLMIGAGGTMNREAALLGTPVISCYPGKTLAVDKFYIENGLMYRSTETDEIVKLALRLLLDDKKPPKIETDDLFKIIIENIYNAVNDG comes from the coding sequence GTGAAGGTATGGATTGACATAACAAACTCACCCCATGTAAGATTTTTCAAAGATATCATTGAATACCTACAAGGAGAAGGAGAAGATGTCATTATAACCACGCGCAAATTTGGGGATATACACAAATTAATGAAATTATTCGGATTTGATTTCATATCAATAGGCAGACATGGAGTTTCATTAGCCGAAAAATTAGAAGAGAGCACTAAAAGAACTTATAAGCTCTCAAAGCTGATAATAGATGAGAAACCTGATGTTGGAGTGTCAAAGCATTCAATAGAACTTCCAAGGGTGACATTTGGCCTTAAAATCCCCAGTGTCTACATACTCGATAATGAACATGCAATAGCCGCTAATAAGCTCACACTACCATTATGCGAGAAAATAATAATGCCAGAAGTCATAGACTTCTGGGATGTTATAAAAACAGGTGCGGATCCAAACTCCATAATACGTTACAAGGGCACGTCAGAGATCTTACACTTTCAAAGTTTCGAATACAATGATAATATATTCCATGATCTTAAACTGGAACTGAAGAAAGAAAAGACTATCCTAATGCGACCTGAACCTGCCTTAGCATCATATCTAGATGCGGACTGTCACAAATCAGTTTTGACGCCTATAGTTGAAATGCTTAAGGATCATGCCAACATCCTAATCATACCAAGATTCAAGGAACAAGCTGAATTATTCAAGGGGTATGAGAATGTGACAATCCTTAAGCCGCCAGTGGATACTTTCAGTCTGATGAAAAAATGTGACCTCATGATAGGGGCTGGGGGTACAATGAATCGTGAAGCCGCACTACTAGGAACGCCCGTCATATCATGTTACCCTGGTAAAACATTAGCCGTAGATAAATTCTACATAGAGAATGGTCTAATGTACAGATCAACTGAAACGGATGAAATAGTAAAACTGGCCCTTAGATTGCTATTAGATGATAAAAAGCCGCCAAAAATAGAAACAGATGACCTATTTAAGATAATAATCGAAAACATTTACAATGCGGTTAATGATGGGTAG
- a CDS encoding GNAT family N-acetyltransferase: MNIRNVKEGDFIGIAELALKCKPMATERNSIYHLFTKFFSSTSFVAEEDHSIVGFLLGFISQDNPKEAYIHLLCVHPRFRGYGIASKLLKEFIETVKRKNVRKISLITKPINRRAISFYRKHGFKDYKGPETRKIGDVNVLEGYNGEGEDMILFEKFVR; the protein is encoded by the coding sequence TTGAATATTAGAAATGTTAAGGAAGGGGATTTCATTGGTATAGCGGAACTTGCATTGAAATGTAAACCAATGGCCACGGAGAGAAATTCTATATATCATCTGTTCACGAAATTTTTCTCAAGCACGTCATTTGTAGCCGAAGAAGACCATAGTATAGTAGGATTCCTTCTAGGATTCATATCACAGGACAACCCAAAGGAGGCTTATATACATCTTTTATGTGTTCATCCAAGATTTAGAGGTTATGGCATAGCATCCAAACTCTTAAAAGAATTTATAGAGACAGTTAAAAGGAAGAATGTTAGGAAAATATCCCTTATAACAAAACCAATAAACAGGAGAGCAATATCTTTCTACAGGAAGCATGGATTTAAGGATTACAAGGGTCCTGAAACCAGAAAAATTGGGGATGTGAATGTTTTAGAAGGGTATAATGGCGAAGGGGAGGATATGATCCTCTTTGAAAAATTTGTAAGATAA
- a CDS encoding thymidylate synthase: MPYKITANEIKDGWQKLLKKILEEGEPIKDERGSMTLEILNAIVEIQTPFKTNFYQISEEVEVPKGYFWTGEKLKEYANQFLTPNNPGFTYTYGNRLRDHFNVDQVEEAIKRLKNFRKTRRATMITWDPRIDSREDEVPCMILIDFKIRDGKMHTTGVWRSHDIYGAWFPNAVGLAYLTKHVAEETGAQVGPITIHSISAHIYETDLEEAQKMISR; the protein is encoded by the coding sequence ATGCCCTACAAGATAACAGCCAATGAAATTAAAGACGGATGGCAAAAACTCCTAAAGAAGATACTCGAAGAAGGCGAACCAATAAAAGACGAAAGAGGTTCCATGACATTGGAAATTCTCAATGCAATAGTAGAAATCCAAACACCATTCAAAACAAATTTCTACCAGATAAGCGAAGAAGTCGAAGTCCCAAAAGGATACTTCTGGACTGGTGAAAAACTCAAAGAATACGCAAACCAATTCCTCACACCAAACAACCCAGGCTTCACATACACCTATGGTAACAGACTAAGAGACCACTTCAACGTCGACCAAGTAGAAGAGGCCATAAAAAGGCTTAAAAATTTCAGAAAGACCAGGCGAGCTACAATGATAACATGGGATCCAAGGATAGATTCGAGAGAAGACGAAGTACCATGCATGATACTCATAGACTTCAAAATCAGGGATGGTAAAATGCACACAACTGGAGTTTGGAGATCCCACGACATCTACGGCGCATGGTTCCCCAACGCAGTAGGCCTAGCATACCTTACAAAGCATGTTGCGGAAGAAACGGGAGCCCAGGTAGGCCCAATAACAATCCATTCTATAAGCGCCCACATATACGAAACAGACCTTGAAGAAGCTCAAAAAATGATATCGAGGTGA